The nucleotide sequence TGTGCGTGGCCGGACGCGGCAACGACCCGACAATCGCGGCCGCTCCCCAAACCCGCAACAGGGCAAGGAGCACCATCCATGCACCGTCTCGCGCTCGCCTTTTCGCTGCTGCTTTTCGCTTGCAGTCCCCTTGCCGCCGCCGCGCCGCCGGCTGCCGCGCCCCCGGACGTCATCTTCCGCAACGCCGTTTTCGCCACCTGCAATCCGGCCGGCGACCTGGCCCGAGCCGTGGCCGTCAAAGGCGGCAAGTTCACGGCCGTGGGCACGGAACACGACATCCTGGCCCTGGCCGGCCCGGACACCCGGGTGGTGGACCTGGGCGGCCGGTTTGTCAGCCCCGGCCTCATCGACGCCCACACCCATCCCATGGAGACGGTCTATCTCCTCAAGGACTGGGTGGACTGCCGCTACCCGGGCGTGCCGTCCGTGGCCCAGGCCCTGGCCAACATCAGCGCCTGGGCGGCCAAGACGCCCAAGGGCCAGTGGATCTACGCCGCCTGCGTGTCGGCCTCGGAAAACAAGTTCGCCGAAAAACGCCTGCCCACCCGGGACGAACTCGACCAGGCCGCCCCGGACAACCCGGTCGTCCTGGCCAACGGGGCGCATCAGGTGGTCATCAACTCCGCCGCCATAAAGGCCCTGGGCATCCAGAAGGGCCAGGCCAGGATGGCTCGCGGGGCCTCGGTCATCCTGGACGGGGACGGCGAACCCACCGGCGTGGTCCTCGACGCCCAGGCCGACATTCCCACCAATCCGACCCCGGCTACCCTGGCCTACGCCTACGAAACGGGCATCGCCGACATGTGGAACGCCAAGGGCTTCACCTCGCTTATGGCCATCACGCCGGCCGCCGCCCTGCCCGTGCTGCAAAAAACCGCCGTTTCCGGGGAAAAGCCGCGCATCCGCTACACGGTTTCGGTCTGGACCGCGCCCAACGGGGCCGATATGCCCGAGTCCCTGGCCGCCTTTGCCATGCCGGCCGGGGCCGATCCGGCCTTCTACCGCTTCGCGGCCATCAAAGCCTGGATGGATGGGGAAAACGACGCCAGAAGCGGCTACATGTGCGAACACTACCTGGGGCATCGCCCCGACGACGCCCCGGGCGGCCGGGGAAGCCTCGTGACCACGGCCGCCCAGGCCGAGCGGTTCGTTGCCATTGCCGCCAAAAACGGCCTGGCCCCCATGCTTCACTGCTCGGGCGACGCGGCCATGGACCTGGGCCTTTCCACCTATGAAACGCTTTTGGCCTCCGGGGCCAGGCCGCCGCTTATGCGCATCGAGCATTTCGGGATGTTCCAGCTCAAAGACGACGAGCTGGCCCGGGCCAAGGCCCTTTTCCCCAAGGGGCTGCGCATTTCGGTGCAGCCTATGTGGATGACGGAACTGGTGCGGGCCGATTTCGAGAACATGGACAAGGGGCTGGCCGCCTCGGGCTTCCGGTTTAAGACCATGGTCGAGGCCGGGCTGCGGCCGGCCGCCAGCACGGACATGACCGGCATCTATCCCGGCAATCTCGAACCGGTCAAAGCCATGGCCGCCTGCGTCACCCGGGCTTCCGACGCCGGCGTCTTTTTGCCCGCCGAGGCGCTTTCGCCCGAACAGGCGCTACGGATGTGGACGATCTGGGCGGCCGAGTCCCTGGGCGAGGACGCGGTCAAGGGCAGCATCGAGCCGGGCAAGTTCGCCGACCTGACGGTCTATTCCGACAATCTCTTCACCATGCCGGGGGACAAGCTGGCCACGGCGCAGGTGACGCGCACCATCGTGGGCGGCGAAACCGTCTATCAGACGCCGTAGCGCCGAGGGAACGCGGCGCTAGCCTTCGGGGCCGGCGGTCTGGAGCGCCCGGGCCAGCAAGCCCTCCATGGCCGCGGCCACGGCCAGGCGCTTGACGGCCAGCCGGTCGCCGGCGAACTGGAAGCGCTGGACATCGGTGAAATCCGGGCCTTCCCAGGCCATCCAGACCGTGCCTACCGGTTTTTGGGGCGTGCCGCCGGACGGGCCGGCGATGCCGCTTATGGCGATGGCGGCGTCGGCGTGGAGCACCCCGCGCGCCCCCCGGGTCATGGCCAGCACGCTCTCGCGGCTGACCGCCCCCTTGGCGTCGAGCACGGCCTGGGACACCCCCAGCACATCGCGTTTGACGCCGTTGGCATAGGCCACCACCGCTCCGGCGAACCAGGCCGAAGCGCCGGGCGCGTCGGTTAGCACGCTGGAGAGCAGCCCTCCGGTGCACGACTCGGCGCAGCCCAGCAGCCACCCCCGGGCGGACAGGGCCTCGCCCAGGCGCAACGCCAACAGTCGCAAGGTCTCTTCCATAAAGCCAACCTCCCCCTCGATAAGCGCCAAGTATCGGATTTCCCGCCGCCTGTCACCGAGGACACGGCCGGTGGAGGTTGCCAAAATTGGCAATTTGCCGAACGCCGCCCGGGGCGTGTCCCCAGGCCGGCTGTCTCGCCCGGATCGGCCGTCCCGACAAGATCGGCCGTCCCGACGAATCCGGCCCGCCCGCCCACCAGCCCGGGCCGGCCGGCCAGGCCCCGTCCCGACTTGACGCGGGAAACGCCGGACGCGTACAGGCAAGGCCGACGGAAACGACAAGGAGCCAGCCATGCTTGATCTGAAATTTCTGCGCCAAAACCCCGAGGCCGTGGCCGCCGGCCTGGCCCGGCGGCGCTTCCCCTTTGACCTCGACGCGTTTCTCGCCCTGGAAGAGCGTCGCCGGGCCTGCATCACGGCAGCCGAGCAGAAAAAAAGCCAGCGCAACGCCGCCTCGGCCGAGGTGGCCAAGGCCAAGCGGGCCGGTGGCGACGCCTCGGCCGCCCTGGCCGGCCTGGGGGCGCTGTCCGACGAGATCAAGGCTCTGGACGAGGACGCCAAGGCCATTGACGCCGAAGTGGCGGCCCTGCTCCTGGGCGTGCCCAACCTCCCCCACGCCACCACCCCGGACGGGGCCAGCGAGGCCGACAACCCCGAGGTGCGCCGGTGGGGCCAGCCTCGCGAATTCACCGAGTTTGCCCCGCGCGAACACCAGGACGTGGGCGCGGCCCTGGGCCTGGACGCCGAACGGGCGGTCAAGCTGTCCGGGGCGCGCTTTGCCGTGCTGCGCGGCGCGCTTGCCCGGCTGGAACGCGCCCTGGCCGCCTTCATGCTCGACCTGCACACCGGGTCCCACGGTTACGTCGAGGTGGTCACACCCTACATCGTCACCGACGAGTGCCTGGTCGGCACCGGCCAGCTGCCGAAATTCGCCGAGGACCTGTTCAAGCTCGAAGGCCGCGCCGCCTATCTCATTCCCACGGCCGAGGTGCCGGTGACCAACCTCCACCGGGGCGAGGTGCTGCCCGAGTCGGCCCTGCCCCTGGGCTACACCTGCCACACCCAGTGCTTCCGCTCCGAGGCCGGCTCCTACGGCAAGGACACCAAGGGGCTCATTCGCCTGCACCAGTTCGGCAAGGTGGAGCTGGTGCGCTTCGTCCACCCGGACACGTCCTACGACGAACTGGAAAAGCTGACGAACCAGGCCGAGGCCGTGCTGCAGGCCCTGGAGCTGCCGTATCGCGTGGTGGCCCTCTGCGCCGGCGACATCGGCTTTTCCTCGGCCAAGACCTATGACCTCGAAGTCTGGCTGCCGGCCCAGGGCAAGTACCGCGAGATCTCCTCGTGCTCCAATTTCGAGGACTTCCAGGCCCGGCGCGCCGACATCCGCTTCAAGCCCGACGGCGGCAAGAAGACGGCCTACGTGCATACGTTAAACGGCTCGGGCCTGGCCGTGGGCCGGACCATGGCCGCCATTTTGGAAAATGGCGTCCAGGCCGACGGCTCGGTGGTGCTGCCGAGGGCCCTCGTGCCCTACATGGGCGGCCTGGAAGTTCTGGAACCGGAGGGGAAACGGGCATGATGACCGAAGAACAGCGCAAGGTATTCTGGGGCGAGGTCAAGCGCGGCCTGCTCGTCGGCGGGGCCGTGGGCGTCCTGGGCGGACTCTTTTTCATGGACATGCGCCGGGGGCTGGTGCTGGGGCTTATCGGCGGCTTTTTCGCCGTGCTCACCCGCCGCTCCATCGAGAAGCGCCGGGGCCGGTAGCCGGCCGGCGACGACTTCGTCGCGAACCAGCATCGAAAGGCCCGCTGCCCTTGAGGGAAGCGGGCCTTTCGCATGGCGCGGCAAGCAGGCGCGCCGGGGTGTTTGGGGCAAAACGTGCCTGGCCGTGACGGCCGGGGCTATTCGTCCTCGACCAGCACCAGCTCCCGGCCTTCACCGGGGTAGATGCGTCGTTCGACCGGGGGCGTCGGGGTCGGGGCCGGCCAGTGGCCGGGCTGGGGTTCGGCTCCTTCCTGGGCCGTGGCCGAGGGATGGCGGTCGGCCATGATGGGGTGGGAGCTGATGTCCACCCCGGGCACCGGACAGCTGAATTCGATGGCGATGTTGTTGGGATCAAAGGAATAGACCGAGAAGATGAAACCGTGGTCTATGACCTCGGACACCCAGAAGCCGGCCGCTTCCAGGCGGTCTTTCACGTCCCACAGGTCGTTGCGGTCGCGCACGCCGATGGACAGGTGGTCAAAGGCAAAAGGCCCCTTGACCGGCACGCCGTGGTCCTTGGGCGCGATGGGTTCCACGCTCGGCCATTCGAAAAAGGCGAGCATGTCCGTGGGGGAAATCTCCAGGAAATAATGCCGGTAGCCCGGACGCCCCAGGCCGGCCACCAGACGCAGGCCGAGCAGGTCGCGCCAGAACCGGATGGTGGCGTCCATGTCGGCCGTGGCCATGGCCAGGTGGTTGATGCCGGTGTAGCGCATGGCGTTTCCCCCTTGGGCGCGGGACAGGGTTATTCCGTATCGATGCCGAGGCTTTGCGGGTAGAATTCGCCCTTGAAAACCAGCTCGGCCGCGCCGCGCAGATAGGTCTTGCCGTCGCGCAGGATGACCCCCAGCACTTCGCCGCCGGTGGTGGTGATGTCGGTCTCCTCGCCGGTCATGCCGAGCTCCCGGGCCACGATGGCCGAGGCCACGGCCCCGGTGCCGCAGGCGTAGGTCTCGTCCTCCACGCCGCGCTCGTAGGTGCGCAGGGACAGCGTGCCCTTTTCCTCGGAACTGATGAAATTGACGTTGGTGCCGGCCGGGGCGAAGTACTGGTGCTGGCGGATGGCCCGGCCGAGCTTCCAGACGTCGACCAGTTCCAGGTGGTCCATGACGGCCACGGCATGGGGCACGCCGGTGTTGACGAAATGCAGGTGGAAGGGCCGGCCCTCGACCTCGATGTCGATGGCCATGCGCAGGTCCTTGGGCGGGGTGAGCTGCACCGTCACCTGGTTGGAGTCGGGATCGACCTCGGCTTCGATGGGGCCGGCGTCGGTGCCGAAAACGTGTTTGGCCGGGGCGATGCCGAGCATCCAGGCCAGCCGGGCGGCGCAGCGCGAACCGTTGCCGCACATCTCGGCCCGGGAGCCGTCGGCGTTGAAGAAATGCCAGATGTAGGCCAAGCCGGAACCTTCCGGGGCGTGGTCGAAAAAGATCATGCCGTCGGCCCCGACGCCAAAGGCCTTGCGGCACACCGGCATGACCAGATCGGGCATGGCCGCCGGATCGATGCCGAGCACGCGGTTGTCCACGCACACGAAATCGTTGCCGCAGCCCTGCATCTTGAAAAACGGAACGGATTTGCCGCAAACGGCCTCAATGTCCATGCCTCACTCCTTGCAAGGAAATGCCGTCAGACTAGCAGATCGCCCCGCGCCCGTCGAGGGCCGCGCGTCGGGCCGGGCGGCGCGTCCCCGGCCTCCGAGGTGGAACCTGCCCGTCGCCCGGCTTCGCCGCGTATCGCCGGCTTGTTGTCCGGCCTTGCCGGCGTCCGGCCGGCCGGTCTGGAAAACGGGTCAAGGCAGGCCCAGGGCGATCCCGACGGCCGGGGCTTGGAAGTCCGGCACGGCCCGGGTCCACAGGCGCAGGGCATTGACCAGCCACACGGCCTCGGCCCGCTGGAGGTCGGCCGGCGTCAGCCGCGCCTCGGCCACCACGCCCCGGGCCAGAAGGCGCGCCCGGTACGTGCCGGGCAGCAGGCCGCATTCGGCGGCCGGGGTGAGCAGCCGACCGTCCAGGCGCACGACGAGATTGGCCCGGCAGCTTTCGGTCACCTCGCCCAGGGTGTTGCACAGGACCACGTCGTCGCGGTCCGGCCGGGCGGCCAGGGCGGCGTCGTAGCGGGCGCGGCGGGTGGTCTTGTGGAAAAGGGTCGGATCGGCCGGGTCCACGGGTTCGGGACACAGGCCCAACCGGGCCGGTCGCCCCAGCCGGGCGGGCAGGGGATGGCGGGTGACGGCCACCTCGCCCAGCGGGGACAAGGTCAGGCGCAGCCGGGCCCGGCCGGGGTGCCGGGCGGCTGTGTCCAGGGCGGCGGCCACGGCGGCCGCGTCGTAGGCAAACCCCAGGGCGGCGGCCGAGGCGGCCAGACGGGCCAGGTGTTCGGGCAGAAAACTCAGGCGTCCGGCGTCCAGGCGCAGGGTTTCCAGCAGGGAAAAGCCGGCCGCCGGGTCACTGAGAAACCGGGCCTTGAGCCGGCATTCGGCGTATTCGTCGCCGGCCCGGGAATCGTGGGTGATGCCGCCGCCGACGCCATACACGGCCGTCCGCCGGGCCGTGTCCACGACCACGGTGCGGATGGCGACGCTCATGGCGCAGTCGCCGTCCGGGGCGACAAAACCCAGCGCGCCGGTGTACAAGCCGCGCGGCCCGGTTTCGCGCTCGCGAATAAGGCGCATGGCTGCGGCCTTGGGCGCGCCGGTGATGGAGCCGCAGGGGAAAAGCGCCCGCAGGACGTCGATGAGGCCGGTCGCCGGGGAGATGTCGGCCGTGACCGTGGTGGTCATCTGCCAGGCCGCGCCTAGGGGCTCCACGGCGAAGAGTTCCGGCACGGCCACGCTGCCGGGCACGGCGAGGCGGCCGAGGTCGTTTCGCATGAGATCGACGATCATGCGGTTTTCGGCCTGATTTTTCGGGCAGGCGGCCAGGGCGCGGGCGGCGGCCGCGTCGGCCTCGGGATCGGCGGCGCGCGGGGCGGTGCCCTTCATGGGCCGCACGGTCAGGCGATGGCCTTGGCGCGTAAAAAAGAGTTCCGGCGAGAAGGACAACACCACCCGGCCGCCCATATCCATGCGGCAGCACAGCCCGGC is from Solidesulfovibrio magneticus RS-1 and encodes:
- a CDS encoding amidohydrolase, translating into MHRLALAFSLLLFACSPLAAAAPPAAAPPDVIFRNAVFATCNPAGDLARAVAVKGGKFTAVGTEHDILALAGPDTRVVDLGGRFVSPGLIDAHTHPMETVYLLKDWVDCRYPGVPSVAQALANISAWAAKTPKGQWIYAACVSASENKFAEKRLPTRDELDQAAPDNPVVLANGAHQVVINSAAIKALGIQKGQARMARGASVILDGDGEPTGVVLDAQADIPTNPTPATLAYAYETGIADMWNAKGFTSLMAITPAAALPVLQKTAVSGEKPRIRYTVSVWTAPNGADMPESLAAFAMPAGADPAFYRFAAIKAWMDGENDARSGYMCEHYLGHRPDDAPGGRGSLVTTAAQAERFVAIAAKNGLAPMLHCSGDAAMDLGLSTYETLLASGARPPLMRIEHFGMFQLKDDELARAKALFPKGLRISVQPMWMTELVRADFENMDKGLAASGFRFKTMVEAGLRPAASTDMTGIYPGNLEPVKAMAACVTRASDAGVFLPAEALSPEQALRMWTIWAAESLGEDAVKGSIEPGKFADLTVYSDNLFTMPGDKLATAQVTRTIVGGETVYQTP
- the dapF gene encoding diaminopimelate epimerase: MDIEAVCGKSVPFFKMQGCGNDFVCVDNRVLGIDPAAMPDLVMPVCRKAFGVGADGMIFFDHAPEGSGLAYIWHFFNADGSRAEMCGNGSRCAARLAWMLGIAPAKHVFGTDAGPIEAEVDPDSNQVTVQLTPPKDLRMAIDIEVEGRPFHLHFVNTGVPHAVAVMDHLELVDVWKLGRAIRQHQYFAPAGTNVNFISSEEKGTLSLRTYERGVEDETYACGTGAVASAIVARELGMTGEETDITTTGGEVLGVILRDGKTYLRGAAELVFKGEFYPQSLGIDTE
- a CDS encoding VOC family protein; its protein translation is MRYTGINHLAMATADMDATIRFWRDLLGLRLVAGLGRPGYRHYFLEISPTDMLAFFEWPSVEPIAPKDHGVPVKGPFAFDHLSIGVRDRNDLWDVKDRLEAAGFWVSEVIDHGFIFSVYSFDPNNIAIEFSCPVPGVDISSHPIMADRHPSATAQEGAEPQPGHWPAPTPTPPVERRIYPGEGRELVLVEDE
- a CDS encoding CinA family protein, with the protein product MEETLRLLALRLGEALSARGWLLGCAESCTGGLLSSVLTDAPGASAWFAGAVVAYANGVKRDVLGVSQAVLDAKGAVSRESVLAMTRGARGVLHADAAIAISGIAGPSGGTPQKPVGTVWMAWEGPDFTDVQRFQFAGDRLAVKRLAVAAAMEGLLARALQTAGPEG
- a CDS encoding chorismate-binding protein yields the protein MLGEAVFFSAAGPDGYSPWGWSRAFAAPAWHGQAYAAAEVIPLLERAGREQERGRWLVLALAYEAAPAFDPVLAVHAPAPGEPIAFAAAYDAPLPRPPRPGFAPLPAAPFFPSLARPDYDRAIAAIRGELGRGEAYQVNYTFPLSGPAPADLSAWFAALAVRQQAGLCCRMDMGGRVVLSFSPELFFTRQGHRLTVRPMKGTAPRAADPEADAAAARALAACPKNQAENRMIVDLMRNDLGRLAVPGSVAVPELFAVEPLGAAWQMTTTVTADISPATGLIDVLRALFPCGSITGAPKAAAMRLIRERETGPRGLYTGALGFVAPDGDCAMSVAIRTVVVDTARRTAVYGVGGGITHDSRAGDEYAECRLKARFLSDPAAGFSLLETLRLDAGRLSFLPEHLARLAASAAALGFAYDAAAVAAALDTAARHPGRARLRLTLSPLGEVAVTRHPLPARLGRPARLGLCPEPVDPADPTLFHKTTRRARYDAALAARPDRDDVVLCNTLGEVTESCRANLVVRLDGRLLTPAAECGLLPGTYRARLLARGVVAEARLTPADLQRAEAVWLVNALRLWTRAVPDFQAPAVGIALGLP
- the serS gene encoding serine--tRNA ligase; the protein is MLDLKFLRQNPEAVAAGLARRRFPFDLDAFLALEERRRACITAAEQKKSQRNAASAEVAKAKRAGGDASAALAGLGALSDEIKALDEDAKAIDAEVAALLLGVPNLPHATTPDGASEADNPEVRRWGQPREFTEFAPREHQDVGAALGLDAERAVKLSGARFAVLRGALARLERALAAFMLDLHTGSHGYVEVVTPYIVTDECLVGTGQLPKFAEDLFKLEGRAAYLIPTAEVPVTNLHRGEVLPESALPLGYTCHTQCFRSEAGSYGKDTKGLIRLHQFGKVELVRFVHPDTSYDELEKLTNQAEAVLQALELPYRVVALCAGDIGFSSAKTYDLEVWLPAQGKYREISSCSNFEDFQARRADIRFKPDGGKKTAYVHTLNGSGLAVGRTMAAILENGVQADGSVVLPRALVPYMGGLEVLEPEGKRA